From Butyricimonas paravirosa, one genomic window encodes:
- a CDS encoding SusC/RagA family TonB-linked outer membrane protein: protein MKLCLLFICVFTLTLSASSFAQQERVSLDLKNVSVKVLLDEIQKQTNWCFLFNPEQTKQLGKLSLRVENETVEEVLNRILKDTDLTFKFKNDLIMIVPKDEVEDDKSKKDIRIVGQVTDNKKLPLPGVTVIVKGLTIGTATDGNGRYALTLPKTEKLALLFSFVGMKTQEVAYTGKDTINVVMQEDAETLEDVIVTGYATIDRGSYVGAVTQIRAEDIQVAGEATIDQMLQGWVPGMSVINKTGKVGGSPKIRIRGTSTLLGNQEPLWVVDGVIQSDPLPIPDDASPLSSEMDGLRETASNAISWLNPADIETITVLKDASATAIYGTRATNGVIVITTKKAKGDGLNISYSGNFSVGMKPSYRMYDMMNSQEHMRFSQELWEDRDSYNQNVLPIGYAGLIQKLQKKEITRLQFEQEYRKMERMNTDWFDILFRNSFSHAHNVSISAQGEKVSSRFSVGINSTRGEAKGNDMTTLTASSNTTFRLDKRLIIDLQLNGSYRETEDFAFGVSPYEYAMNTARDIPAYHEDGTLYYHEKAGATSFSIPNKFSYNYNILNERDNSGTETDGTNLQAALNLRLNLLKDLEFQTTASYALATNKIKSWATENTHYITQIRGYEVGEILPSSAEQYASVLPFGGLLQSEYAQTKNYSFRSSLVYNKMFNEDHRLTLNLGFQVNSVTQEGNASLRYGYLYYRGEKFATVPTEITAANGLHKNSRDLHDEMRAGTTITTTKNNTVSEYFTAVYGYKERYIMNFNARLDASNRFGQDENKKFNPSLSIGVKWRIGNEPFMAWASSWYDMFDISFSYGWRGNAVESVSPYLIAKDGGLNKYFQQYTLKMVSLPYPDLGWEKTEDWNLGVDFSFFQGRMSAGLSWYNKISHVLASREVPIENGVANAYVDGTTMKNSGYELAVSVTPVRTKDFTWSLSFNTSKVRNTVRNNQRENTRDDYLNGTAIVSGEKYGTFYGFAFNGLDPANGRPTFKNMDIDVTENDLDYLVKIGCMEPDISGGLNTSLRYKRLVLRASFAMSFGVKPFFRISLPRRELRDRNKMHPVICLNVGVNRETRKSRIFLLSLPEIRMK from the coding sequence ATGAAATTGTGTCTCTTGTTTATCTGTGTTTTCACGTTGACACTTTCAGCTAGCTCGTTTGCTCAACAAGAGCGGGTTAGTCTTGATTTGAAGAACGTGTCGGTGAAAGTTTTGTTGGATGAAATTCAAAAACAGACGAATTGGTGTTTCCTCTTTAATCCGGAGCAAACGAAACAATTGGGTAAGTTGTCGTTACGGGTGGAGAATGAAACCGTGGAAGAGGTGTTGAATCGTATTTTGAAGGATACGGATTTAACGTTTAAATTTAAAAATGATCTTATCATGATCGTACCTAAGGATGAGGTGGAAGATGATAAGAGTAAGAAAGATATCCGGATTGTCGGTCAGGTAACAGATAACAAGAAACTTCCGTTACCGGGTGTAACCGTGATCGTTAAAGGTTTGACTATCGGTACGGCGACTGACGGGAACGGGCGATACGCCTTGACTCTTCCCAAGACGGAGAAGTTGGCGTTGCTTTTCTCTTTTGTCGGGATGAAAACCCAGGAGGTGGCATATACCGGAAAAGATACGATTAACGTGGTTATGCAAGAAGACGCGGAGACTTTGGAGGATGTGATTGTTACCGGTTATGCCACGATTGATCGCGGCAGTTATGTCGGGGCCGTGACACAAATACGTGCAGAGGACATACAGGTGGCCGGAGAGGCTACTATTGACCAGATGTTGCAGGGATGGGTTCCGGGTATGTCCGTTATAAACAAAACCGGAAAAGTGGGAGGTTCTCCCAAGATCCGTATCCGTGGAACCTCAACCTTGTTGGGAAATCAGGAGCCGCTTTGGGTTGTGGATGGTGTGATTCAATCCGATCCTCTCCCGATTCCGGATGATGCAAGTCCTCTTTCTTCTGAAATGGATGGATTGCGGGAAACGGCCAGCAATGCGATTTCTTGGCTTAATCCTGCGGATATAGAAACGATTACCGTGTTGAAGGATGCGTCTGCCACGGCGATTTATGGAACACGGGCAACCAATGGTGTGATTGTGATCACGACCAAGAAAGCTAAAGGCGATGGGTTGAACATTTCGTATAGCGGTAATTTCAGCGTGGGAATGAAACCCAGCTATCGTATGTATGATATGATGAACTCTCAGGAACACATGAGATTCTCTCAAGAGTTGTGGGAAGATAGGGATAGTTACAATCAGAATGTTTTACCGATCGGTTATGCTGGTTTAATCCAGAAACTACAAAAGAAAGAGATTACCCGGCTGCAATTTGAACAAGAGTACCGGAAAATGGAGAGGATGAATACCGATTGGTTTGATATTTTGTTCCGAAATAGTTTCAGCCATGCCCATAATGTCAGTATCTCTGCTCAAGGGGAAAAAGTTTCAAGTCGTTTTTCCGTGGGAATCAACAGTACTCGGGGTGAAGCGAAAGGAAATGACATGACCACGTTGACGGCTAGTTCCAATACCACTTTCCGTTTGGATAAGCGGTTGATTATTGATTTGCAATTGAATGGTAGTTATCGGGAAACGGAGGATTTTGCGTTTGGGGTAAGTCCTTACGAGTATGCGATGAATACAGCCCGGGATATTCCTGCTTATCATGAAGATGGAACCCTGTATTATCACGAAAAAGCCGGGGCAACGAGTTTTTCTATCCCGAATAAGTTTTCATATAACTATAACATATTGAATGAACGAGATAATTCCGGTACGGAAACAGATGGAACGAACTTGCAGGCAGCTTTGAATTTGCGGTTGAATTTGTTGAAAGATCTGGAATTTCAGACAACAGCATCTTATGCCCTTGCAACGAATAAAATTAAGTCATGGGCAACGGAAAACACGCATTACATAACCCAGATTCGCGGTTACGAGGTGGGAGAAATTTTGCCTAGTTCGGCGGAACAGTATGCCAGTGTCCTGCCGTTTGGGGGATTATTGCAATCGGAGTATGCCCAGACGAAAAACTATTCTTTTAGAAGTAGTTTAGTGTATAATAAAATGTTTAATGAGGATCATCGCCTCACGTTGAATTTGGGATTTCAAGTCAATTCTGTGACTCAGGAGGGGAATGCGAGTTTGCGGTATGGTTATCTTTACTATCGGGGAGAGAAGTTTGCCACGGTTCCGACAGAAATAACAGCTGCGAACGGGTTACATAAAAATTCGAGGGATCTTCATGATGAAATGCGGGCTGGGACAACGATTACGACGACGAAAAATAACACGGTCAGTGAGTATTTTACAGCCGTGTATGGTTATAAAGAACGTTATATTATGAATTTCAATGCTCGTTTGGATGCTTCTAACCGTTTCGGTCAGGATGAAAATAAAAAATTTAATCCCAGTTTATCAATCGGGGTGAAATGGCGGATTGGTAATGAACCGTTTATGGCTTGGGCTTCCTCGTGGTATGATATGTTTGATATTTCGTTTTCTTATGGTTGGCGAGGAAATGCGGTGGAGTCAGTTTCTCCTTATTTGATTGCGAAAGATGGTGGATTGAATAAGTATTTCCAACAGTACACGCTGAAGATGGTATCCTTACCTTATCCTGATCTCGGTTGGGAGAAGACCGAAGACTGGAATTTGGGAGTCGATTTTTCTTTCTTCCAAGGAAGAATGAGTGCCGGGCTTAGCTGGTATAATAAGATCAGTCACGTGTTGGCTTCCCGGGAAGTGCCCATTGAAAATGGTGTTGCCAATGCTTATGTTGATGGGACGACGATGAAAAACAGCGGTTATGAATTGGCTGTCAGTGTTACTCCGGTTAGAACGAAAGATTTCACTTGGTCTCTTTCTTTCAATACGAGTAAGGTAAGAAATACAGTTCGGAATAATCAACGGGAAAATACCCGGGATGATTATCTTAACGGGACGGCGATTGTTAGTGGAGAAAAGTACGGAACTTTTTACGGGTTTGCATTTAACGGGCTGGATCCGGCTAATGGAAGACCGACATTCAAGAATATGGATATAGATGTTACGGAGAATGATTTGGATTATTTGGTGAAAATTGGTTGCATGGAGCCGGACATTTCCGGTGGTCTCAATACTTCTTTACGGTATAAGAGATTGGTATTGCGTGCTAGTTTTGCTATGTCATTTGGGGTCAAGCCCTTCTTCCGGATTTCTTTGCCACGGCGGGAGCTCCGAGACCGGAACAAAATGCACCCCGTTATTTGTTTAAACGTTGGCGTAAACCGGGAGACGAGAAAATCACGAATATTCCTTCTATCCCTGCCGGAAATCCGAATGAAATAA
- a CDS encoding FecR family protein — translation MDLYDENIAQLIRHSLTGELSEQERGKLEAWLLDSEEHQVLFEKIKKEIRISSESSLFRSLNDEVAWQKFKTTTRERKRRVYVRRILTYAAVIVLPLAVVAGFLFLNREKDMLPMAPERVIRITPGGPRAVLITADQTVHELNGVQGQREIEVEKGVVIKQGGANLEYDSLGAPVQEVTLAMNTLKIPRGGEFRLKLSDGTNVYLNSASELKYPVRFDEKERKVCLSGEAYFEVTKDSDRPFYVVTEEVQVRVYGTEFNVNTHQPGKVHTVLVDGKVGIKKRGMTGEITMKPGELASFDRNAGTFEVKEVDVRQYVVWKDGYFTFENESLEQILNTLSLWYDVDVFFQSESAKQLVFTGYMKRYNDISEILNAITEVVGVNFTINGKTIIVSK, via the coding sequence ATGGATCTATACGATGAAAATATTGCCCAGTTAATACGACATTCCTTGACAGGAGAACTCTCCGAACAGGAACGGGGGAAGCTGGAGGCATGGTTGCTTGATTCGGAAGAGCATCAGGTACTTTTTGAAAAAATCAAGAAGGAAATTCGCATCTCTTCTGAAAGCTCTCTTTTTCGCTCCTTGAATGACGAGGTGGCTTGGCAAAAATTTAAAACTACTACCCGGGAAAGGAAAAGGCGTGTCTATGTCAGGAGAATTTTGACATATGCGGCGGTAATCGTGTTGCCGTTGGCGGTTGTTGCGGGCTTTTTGTTTTTGAATCGGGAAAAGGATATGCTTCCAATGGCACCTGAACGTGTGATCAGAATTACTCCCGGGGGGCCGAGGGCGGTATTGATCACGGCCGATCAAACCGTTCACGAGTTAAATGGCGTGCAGGGGCAGCGAGAGATAGAAGTGGAGAAAGGGGTGGTGATCAAACAAGGGGGAGCTAATTTGGAATATGATTCTTTAGGCGCTCCGGTGCAAGAAGTGACGTTAGCCATGAACACGTTAAAGATTCCTCGCGGGGGAGAATTTCGGTTAAAATTGTCGGATGGGACAAATGTCTACTTGAATTCTGCTTCGGAACTGAAATATCCGGTGCGCTTTGATGAAAAGGAGCGGAAGGTTTGTTTGTCGGGTGAGGCCTATTTTGAGGTGACGAAGGATTCGGATCGGCCTTTCTACGTGGTGACGGAGGAGGTACAGGTCCGCGTGTATGGGACGGAGTTTAACGTGAACACGCATCAACCGGGGAAAGTTCATACCGTGTTGGTTGACGGTAAGGTCGGGATCAAAAAAAGAGGAATGACCGGGGAGATTACGATGAAACCGGGGGAATTGGCTAGTTTTGACCGGAATGCGGGAACGTTCGAGGTGAAAGAAGTGGATGTGCGGCAGTACGTGGTTTGGAAAGACGGGTATTTTACTTTTGAGAACGAGAGTTTGGAACAGATTCTGAACACGCTTTCACTTTGGTATGATGTTGACGTGTTCTTTCAGTCGGAATCCGCTAAACAACTGGTATTTACCGGGTATATGAAACGGTATAATGATATATCTGAAATTCTGAATGCGATTACGGAGGTTGTAGGAGTAAACTTTACGATAAACGGAAAAACTATAATAGTATCTAAATAA
- a CDS encoding DUF4843 domain-containing protein, which translates to MKIRLLAILIPLTCIFFACSEKDIETFHGRHQIYFDKFYMNALYPGTEEADTTRTSFFFYPENTSSITVQLVVNLSGRLLDADLNFGLKLVEEGTTALPGEYKLEESYVFHRKPVEEGAKEIKDMIELTLIHSDRLAELGPEGVQLVVELVPSTEVDLGQYERRRAVIVWSEVEAQPEWWDYEVQWSLLGDYSYAKYKLFLQTVDTNGELNGELIKENPARAIELVTEFKEWLLDHLDDPDRGDEYREILSTLKV; encoded by the coding sequence ATGAAAATTCGTTTATTAGCTATATTGATTCCTTTGACGTGTATTTTTTTCGCTTGTAGTGAGAAAGATATAGAAACATTTCACGGGAGACATCAGATTTATTTTGATAAATTTTATATGAATGCTCTCTATCCGGGAACGGAGGAGGCGGATACCACTAGAACATCGTTCTTTTTCTACCCGGAGAACACGTCTTCGATAACGGTTCAATTGGTCGTAAATCTTTCCGGTCGATTGTTGGATGCAGACTTGAATTTTGGATTGAAATTGGTTGAAGAGGGAACAACTGCATTGCCGGGAGAATACAAACTGGAAGAATCTTATGTTTTTCATCGGAAACCAGTGGAAGAGGGGGCAAAAGAGATTAAGGATATGATAGAGTTGACATTAATTCACAGTGATCGACTGGCAGAATTGGGACCGGAAGGGGTACAGTTGGTTGTGGAATTGGTTCCGTCAACCGAGGTGGATTTGGGACAATACGAACGTCGTCGGGCGGTGATCGTTTGGAGTGAGGTCGAGGCGCAACCTGAGTGGTGGGATTATGAGGTACAATGGAGTTTGTTGGGGGATTATTCTTATGCCAAGTATAAGCTGTTCTTGCAGACGGTGGATACAAACGGGGAACTGAACGGAGAATTGATCAAGGAAAATCCGGCTCGGGCGATCGAATTGGTAACGGAATTTAAAGAATGGCTTTTGGATCATCTGGATGATCCGGATCGTGGAGACGAGTATCGTGAAATTCTGAGTACATTGAAAGTTTAA
- a CDS encoding PKD-like family lipoprotein, with protein MKYSIWFIGCLVIFSLIGCFDDKGTYDYKDLNEPIWNTGDGEPVINVTCRAGEVAKFRASPFFAWKGDSLKRAGEVRYEWKLDGVVIGEEADFDIDTYELMEKIGMTQFSKSGTNGTFSIIEKESGIAYMVRAYITISPTNTSGDWAILSKKGGNAKLSYVKCARNQETRKLEFTLLEDLFFENYNQDIPGTPLALAMSNYSTNIGSLGSVTVITDQVGYEFNCENMLKVSELQDDFTSLPANFKPIDRTDCYESMTTSGVHSFIAMEDGSLYRRQMSMNNLGGDFMSIPLAADEKGYKITKFGQPRWGFGNVPCYDEANNRMLTILFYRSGEPGPFPGFPGGTEYQLSKLATTEPAAGMPTEGWCPVWSFPEGIEFLHASYAGSVSGGGWFTYYDQMNVFYNDKDGNTRWGVYTLDQTTGQTVNNAGNKDVAFPGNKLTKESVILTSGKVNGTMLNYILYSNGSEIRYVNKQENQDYPFVTLEDATDRVTYMTYTVYLDYEYLIVGTEQGKLLFYNVQEMKANPELLEEFDLGETIISAKELSSYSSGDRY; from the coding sequence ATGAAATATAGTATTTGGTTTATCGGTTGTCTCGTTATCTTTTCCTTGATAGGATGTTTTGATGACAAGGGGACGTATGATTATAAGGATTTGAATGAACCGATCTGGAATACAGGTGATGGGGAACCTGTTATAAATGTGACCTGTCGAGCCGGGGAAGTGGCTAAATTCAGAGCCTCACCCTTTTTTGCTTGGAAAGGAGATTCCTTGAAACGAGCCGGAGAAGTGCGTTACGAGTGGAAATTGGATGGTGTGGTCATAGGTGAAGAAGCTGATTTCGATATTGATACCTATGAACTGATGGAAAAGATCGGTATGACCCAATTTTCTAAATCGGGTACAAATGGAACTTTTAGTATTATCGAAAAGGAATCCGGGATTGCTTATATGGTTCGGGCTTATATCACGATAAGTCCCACGAACACGAGTGGAGATTGGGCAATATTGTCTAAAAAAGGAGGGAATGCGAAGCTGTCTTACGTGAAATGTGCCAGAAATCAAGAAACTAGAAAACTTGAGTTCACGCTGTTGGAAGATTTATTTTTCGAAAATTATAATCAGGATATTCCGGGAACGCCTTTGGCATTGGCCATGAGTAATTACTCTACGAATATCGGTTCTTTAGGATCGGTTACGGTAATCACGGATCAAGTTGGTTACGAGTTTAATTGCGAGAATATGTTGAAAGTAAGTGAATTACAAGATGATTTTACCTCGCTACCCGCTAATTTTAAACCGATTGATCGCACGGATTGTTACGAGTCCATGACGACTTCAGGGGTACATAGTTTTATCGCAATGGAGGATGGCTCCTTGTATAGGCGACAAATGTCAATGAATAATTTGGGTGGAGATTTTATGTCTATTCCGCTTGCCGCTGATGAAAAGGGATATAAGATTACTAAATTTGGTCAACCTCGGTGGGGGTTTGGTAATGTTCCCTGTTACGATGAGGCCAATAATCGGATGTTGACAATCCTTTTTTATCGAAGTGGAGAACCGGGGCCTTTCCCCGGATTCCCGGGAGGAACCGAATATCAGTTATCTAAATTAGCGACAACGGAACCTGCGGCGGGTATGCCTACCGAGGGGTGGTGTCCGGTTTGGAGTTTCCCGGAAGGAATAGAGTTCTTGCATGCTTCTTATGCGGGTTCGGTTTCGGGAGGAGGCTGGTTTACTTACTATGATCAAATGAATGTTTTTTACAACGATAAGGATGGAAATACGCGTTGGGGAGTGTATACACTTGATCAGACAACCGGACAGACTGTCAATAATGCTGGAAATAAGGATGTGGCTTTCCCAGGAAATAAGTTGACTAAAGAGTCGGTTATTCTGACGAGTGGCAAGGTTAACGGAACCATGTTGAATTATATCTTATATTCTAATGGTAGTGAAATCAGGTATGTAAATAAACAGGAAAATCAAGATTATCCTTTTGTTACTCTGGAAGATGCCACGGATCGGGTAACGTATATGACTTATACTGTTTATCTCGATTACGAATATTTGATCGTGGGAACCGAGCAAGGGAAGTTACTGTTCTATAATGTGCAGGAGATGAAGGCGAATCCGGAATTACTTGAGGAGTTTGATCTGGGTGAAACAATCATTTCTGCGAAAGAATTAAGTAGTTATTCTTCAGGGGATCGTTATTAA
- a CDS encoding RNA polymerase sigma-70 factor, with translation MVVKMNGTEQDFVHRINVKEEAAFHDLFTRFRNYLVLFAMRRIDQLDAAEDIVQETFITVWENKKIYNSYQGLKAYLYELVQNKCTNYLKHKQVEDRYVSYVKTTGEETEGDYNLMQEEIYRELYMAVRELPEKCQRVFELHLEGKKNDEIAEILGISVLTVKSHKQNAIHILKEKMGNLFLLYTYIYEV, from the coding sequence ATGGTAGTGAAAATGAATGGTACAGAGCAAGATTTTGTTCATCGTATAAATGTAAAGGAAGAGGCGGCTTTTCACGATTTATTCACGAGATTTCGAAATTATCTCGTGCTGTTTGCCATGCGGCGAATCGACCAGTTGGATGCGGCGGAGGATATCGTGCAGGAGACTTTTATTACCGTGTGGGAGAATAAAAAGATATATAATTCCTATCAAGGTTTGAAAGCGTATTTGTACGAGTTGGTACAGAATAAGTGTACCAATTACTTGAAACATAAACAGGTGGAGGATAGATATGTTTCTTACGTGAAAACCACGGGGGAGGAAACGGAAGGGGATTATAACTTGATGCAGGAAGAAATTTACCGGGAATTATATATGGCTGTCCGTGAGTTGCCGGAAAAGTGTCAGAGGGTTTTTGAATTGCACTTGGAAGGGAAAAAGAATGATGAGATTGCTGAAATACTGGGAATCTCCGTGTTGACCGTGAAGTCTCACAAGCAAAATGCGATTCATATTCTCAAAGAGAAAATGGGAAATCTCTTCCTTTTATACACCTATATCTACGAGGTGTAA
- a CDS encoding Gldg family protein, whose protein sequence is MRTIFKIAKTELRDLFYSPIAWLILIIFTFQTGMLFSGTISEIVRSQSMGGKGMNLTLAIFGGQRGLFVAVLSYLYLYIPLLTMGLMSRELGSGSIKLLYSSPITNAQIILGKYCAMLVYGLILVGVLLVYAIYGICTIENVDIPVILAGLLGVYLLLCAYVAIGLFMSSLTSYQIVAAVGTLAVLAVLTYVKGMWQSVPFVREITYWFGLTGRTDNFMFGMIASEDVLYFMVVVMLFLLMTIIRLQGRRQKVGWLMSLGKYAGVWGLAVVLAFMSSRPVFKYYYDATHTEANTLTPNSQEIINRLDGGLTITTYVNILDQYNWLGFPKNYNDDIRRFEQYTRFKPEIKMKYVLYYDTVKNDYLERAFPGMSYEEKAKKVIEMEKLNPKKILTPEQIRAKIDLRTTEGNRCVRLLERESGEKTFLRLYDDYQIFPSESEITAALKRMVMTLPTIGFLSGHGERETDRPGDRNYCMFTHLPMMRQALVNQGFDYKDVTLDKEIPAEINILVIAEMREPMTDVEKVNFDKYVARGGNLVIIGEPGRQGVMAPVLEPFGVKLVDGFLIQPEKPKDPEQEKEDNRNLGPFAGFVAPKNPIDLIVSQPTKEAEELSYAFGFMRPNYVVVMPTATGLEYTTDKGFDVIPLFMSDSTCWNELENTEIVDQEVVFNPEVGEVQKSYPLALALSRKVGEREQKIMILGDADCLSDGELTRTRTPLWTANYVLIQGGFFWLSDGEVPIDVRRPYAIDRKLFVGETGAEVLNYALLGGFPGLLLFLSLFIWLRRRGR, encoded by the coding sequence ATGAGAACGATATTTAAGATAGCGAAAACGGAATTGCGGGATTTATTTTACTCCCCGATTGCTTGGTTGATTTTGATTATATTCACGTTTCAAACCGGAATGTTGTTTTCCGGAACGATCTCGGAGATCGTGCGGTCGCAGAGTATGGGCGGGAAAGGGATGAATCTGACTTTGGCCATATTTGGCGGGCAAAGAGGATTGTTTGTGGCAGTACTGTCTTATCTGTATTTGTATATTCCTTTGTTGACAATGGGATTGATGAGTAGGGAGTTGGGCAGTGGTTCGATCAAGTTACTTTATTCCTCACCGATCACGAACGCACAGATTATTCTGGGTAAATATTGTGCCATGCTGGTGTATGGGTTGATTCTGGTCGGGGTGTTATTGGTTTATGCGATTTATGGAATATGCACAATCGAGAATGTGGACATTCCGGTTATTCTGGCTGGGCTTTTGGGTGTCTACCTGTTGTTGTGTGCCTACGTGGCGATCGGTCTGTTTATGTCTAGTTTGACTTCCTACCAGATCGTGGCGGCCGTGGGTACCTTAGCCGTGCTAGCTGTATTGACTTACGTGAAGGGTATGTGGCAATCAGTACCGTTTGTTCGGGAAATTACTTACTGGTTTGGACTGACAGGACGTACTGATAACTTTATGTTCGGAATGATTGCTAGTGAAGATGTGCTTTATTTCATGGTTGTCGTGATGCTCTTCCTGTTAATGACGATTATTCGTTTACAAGGGAGACGGCAAAAGGTAGGTTGGTTGATGTCTTTGGGTAAATATGCCGGAGTATGGGGATTGGCTGTTGTCTTGGCATTTATGTCTTCCCGGCCTGTTTTTAAATATTATTATGATGCGACTCACACGGAAGCAAACACGTTGACTCCTAACAGCCAAGAAATTATTAATCGATTGGACGGGGGATTGACGATCACGACTTATGTGAATATTTTGGATCAATATAACTGGCTGGGATTCCCGAAAAATTATAATGATGATATTCGTCGTTTTGAACAATATACCCGTTTTAAGCCAGAGATCAAAATGAAGTACGTGCTTTATTATGATACGGTTAAGAATGATTATCTGGAACGGGCATTCCCGGGGATGAGCTATGAGGAAAAGGCGAAGAAGGTGATAGAAATGGAGAAGTTGAACCCGAAAAAGATTTTGACCCCAGAACAAATTCGTGCGAAAATAGACTTGAGAACCACGGAAGGAAATCGCTGTGTACGTTTGTTGGAACGAGAATCCGGGGAAAAGACTTTCTTGAGATTGTACGATGATTATCAGATTTTCCCGTCAGAGTCAGAAATTACCGCTGCCTTGAAACGAATGGTGATGACGTTGCCTACTATCGGTTTCTTATCCGGTCACGGGGAACGGGAAACGGATCGTCCGGGAGATCGCAATTACTGTATGTTTACTCATTTGCCGATGATGAGACAGGCATTAGTAAATCAGGGATTTGATTATAAAGATGTCACGTTGGATAAAGAGATCCCGGCAGAGATTAATATTTTGGTTATAGCCGAAATGCGTGAGCCAATGACGGATGTGGAGAAAGTGAATTTTGATAAATATGTTGCCCGGGGAGGTAATTTGGTAATTATCGGGGAACCCGGACGTCAAGGTGTGATGGCTCCGGTGTTGGAACCGTTCGGGGTGAAACTGGTGGATGGATTTTTGATACAGCCGGAAAAACCGAAGGATCCGGAGCAAGAAAAAGAGGATAATCGCAATCTTGGACCGTTTGCCGGGTTTGTTGCCCCGAAGAATCCGATTGATTTAATTGTTTCGCAACCGACGAAAGAGGCTGAAGAATTGTCGTATGCTTTTGGTTTTATGAGACCTAATTACGTGGTTGTAATGCCAACTGCGACTGGGTTGGAATACACGACGGATAAAGGGTTTGACGTGATTCCGTTATTTATGTCGGATTCGACTTGCTGGAACGAGTTGGAAAACACGGAGATTGTTGATCAAGAAGTTGTCTTCAACCCGGAAGTCGGAGAGGTTCAGAAATCTTACCCGTTAGCTTTGGCGTTGTCTCGTAAGGTGGGAGAGCGGGAACAAAAAATTATGATTTTGGGGGATGCCGATTGTTTGAGTGATGGAGAGCTTACCCGGACTCGTACACCCTTATGGACAGCTAATTACGTGCTTATCCAAGGAGGTTTCTTCTGGCTTTCGGATGGAGAGGTGCCTATTGACGTGAGACGCCCGTATGCGATTGACCGTAAATTGTTTGTGGGGGAAACGGGAGCTGAGGTGCTTAATTATGCTTTACTTGGCGGTTTCCCGGGATTGCTGCTTTTCCTTTCCTTGTTTATCTGGTTAAGGAGAAGGGGACGATAG
- a CDS encoding ABC transporter ATP-binding protein, which yields MEESIVKVEHLSHRYSVQWAIRDINFEITKNGIYGLLGSNGAGKSTTMNIMCGVLKQTEGDVYIKGISISKNPVEAKRHIGFLPQVPPLHLDLTVEEYLEYCAELRHIPDREVKKAVQEVMVRCGISHFAKRVIHNLSGGYQQRVGIAQAIIHNPELVIFDEPTNGLDPNQIVEIRHLIKEIAEERTVILSTHILTEVQATCDYIRMIEQGSMVFSGTVEEFDNYIQPNTLVVSLGTVPLVADIQALPGVVRVDELGGPRFRIQFSDAREAINSIVEASYTRGWQLTELQQEKSSLDTIFAELSKK from the coding sequence ATGGAAGAATCAATTGTTAAGGTGGAGCATCTATCTCATCGTTACAGCGTGCAATGGGCGATTCGGGATATTAATTTTGAAATTACAAAGAATGGTATTTATGGATTACTCGGCTCCAATGGAGCCGGGAAATCCACGACCATGAATATCATGTGCGGGGTGTTAAAACAGACAGAGGGGGATGTTTATATAAAGGGAATCAGTATCAGCAAGAATCCTGTTGAAGCGAAACGACATATCGGCTTTTTGCCGCAAGTGCCGCCGCTACATCTGGATTTGACCGTGGAGGAATATCTGGAGTATTGTGCGGAATTACGGCATATCCCGGATCGGGAAGTGAAGAAAGCGGTACAGGAAGTTATGGTACGTTGTGGCATTAGTCATTTTGCCAAGCGGGTGATTCATAATTTATCGGGTGGTTACCAACAACGTGTGGGGATAGCCCAAGCGATTATTCATAATCCGGAATTGGTGATTTTTGATGAGCCGACGAATGGTCTTGACCCGAATCAGATCGTGGAAATCCGTCACTTGATCAAGGAAATTGCGGAGGAACGAACCGTAATTCTTTCTACTCATATATTGACGGAGGTGCAGGCAACTTGCGACTATATCCGGATGATTGAACAAGGGAGTATGGTTTTTTCCGGAACTGTAGAAGAATTTGATAACTATATACAACCGAACACGCTGGTTGTTTCTTTGGGAACCGTTCCTTTGGTGGCGGATATTCAGGCCCTTCCGGGTGTGGTGCGTGTGGATGAATTGGGAGGTCCTAGATTCCGGATTCAATTCTCGGATGCACGTGAGGCTATAAATAGTATCGTGGAAGCCAGTTATACCCGGGGATGGCAATTGACAGAATTGCAACAGGAAAAGAGTTCGTTGGATACCATTTTTGCCGAGTTGTCCAAGAAATAG